A window of the Sabethes cyaneus chromosome 1, idSabCyanKW18_F2, whole genome shotgun sequence genome harbors these coding sequences:
- the LOC128733064 gene encoding probable phosphorylase b kinase regulatory subunit alpha isoform X4: protein MRSRSNSGVRLDYYQRIVHRLIMSHQQPVTGLFPASPENPHAWVRDNVYCILAVWGLSMAYKKIADQDEDRAKAYELEQCCVKLMRGLLMAMMNQKDKVERFKISQNPLDSLHAKYSSKNGQPVVGDGEWGHLQIDAISLYLLILAQMTASGLQIVFSLDEVSFIQNLVFYIESAYCIPDYGIWERGDKSNHGQTELNASSIGMAKAALEAMNELDLFGARGGSGSVIHVLADEAHKCQAVLQSMLPRESNSKELDAGLLSVIGFPAFACDDPQLIEATQEAIVNRLQGRYGCKRFLRDGYKTPNEDVTRLYYEPWELRMFENIESEWPLFFCYLILNKAFQNDKDSVKDYSSKLEEILVKTEEGMRLVPELYAVPANVVSSEYQCPGSQQRIVVGRCPFLWGQSLYILGKLLQEGFLAVGELDPLNRRLGAQKKPDVVVQVVILAEDNDIRDKLAEHGIHVQTIADVAPIEVQPARVLSHLYTYLGRNKKLGLSGRKSRDVGILSTSKLYSLKDRIFAFTPQIFDYDEYYTSRDPALLVSNFMDVLAFLSISWRHLLGRPTITLTANHWLIDNNKVPLAMMQTMKKLKSGYINGTRVILGNLGDFINTSAITDLSFLGSQEDGYPDKLNPSVQSYLEEHLLRSFSHRASTTSIRSSGLRPRNLRRRMSVKGAIKKTRSINVDSETLGMEGSVTERRLSHSITPQWLEPNQDGNVQISRDPSPNQPSRFGEQRVSIDEGKKLHIQTSATTATPKIQVQPLPRHRPTTETNFENTEVEELIAMLRETESLEEQGDILQHLVDTQGLDFNTGMLEEGRVVTVRGLLKGLYEKACQQKMWGLVRHTAGMLGKRVEDLAKAVTDLLVRQKQVTVGMPPNSEYTITAPLPEAELRTLIHEAYGDDESTAMLTQELLVYLAMFIRTEPQLFHEMLRLRVGLIIQVMAKELSRTLNCDGEQASEHLLNLSPFEMKNLLHHILSGKEFAVNSVARGNISIVSCKSSRVSKKSQIGLGKEGDEAEATVIDDRQGQWLRRRRLDGALNRVPRDFYPRVWTVLERCQGLAIEGRVLPQSLTQEMTPNELKFALEVETALNTIPQPEYRQLVVEALMVLTLVTEHNIIASLGDIIYVEHLVHKANQLFLEDQRKIQGDAMLCCAKNKDIRETTTAGLLLCGGAAYICQHLYDSAPSGSFGTMTYIARAVASVLEDLPKHGDMDCTIC, encoded by the exons ATGAGAAGCCGCAGTAATTCCGGTGTCCGGCTGGACTACTACCAAAGGATCGTGCACCGCCTAATCATGTCTCATCAGCAACCTGTAACGGGGTTGTTTCCGGCCAGCCCAGAAAATCCGCATGCTTGG GTTCGAGATAACGTTTATTGTATTTTGGCCGTTTGGGGCTTGTCAATGGCTTATAAGAAAATAGCCGATCAAGACGAGGATCGTGCGAAGGCGTACGAACTGGAGCAGTGCTGCGTTAAGCTTATGCGCGGTTTGCTTATGGCCATGATGAACCAAAAGGATAAAGTAGAACGATTTAAAATATCTCAAAACCCACTGGATTCGCTGCATGCAAAATATTCAAGCAAAAATGGTCAACCTGTGGTTGGGGATGGCGAGTGGGGTCACTTGCAAATTGATGCTATTTCGCTGTACTTACTGATTTTAGCACAAATGACTGCTTCAGGACTACAGATCGTGTTCTCGCTGGACGAGGTATCCTTTATACAGAATCTGGTATTTTACATCGAATCCGCCTATTGCATACCGGACTACGGAATCTGGGAACGAGGGGACAAATCAAATCACGGTCAAACTGAGCTGAATGCTAGTTCGATTGGAATGGCGAAAGCTGCATTGGAGGCTATGAATGAGCTAGATTTGTTTGGCGCTCGTGGGGGCTCAGGCAGTGTCATCCACGTTTTGGCAGATGAGGCTCACAAATGCCAAGCCGTGTTGCAGTCAATGCTGCCAAGGGAATCAAATAGTAAGGAACTGGATGCTGGATTGCTTTCCGTAATCGGTTTTCCAGCTTTCGCTTGTGACGATCCGCAACTGATCGAAGCCACCCAAGAGGCTATCGTAAATCGTCTCCAAGGACGATACGGCTGCAAGCGATTTCTCCGTGATGGTTACAAAACTCCCAATGAGGACGTTACAAGGCTCTACTACGAACCCTGGGAGCTGCGCATGTTTGAGAATATTGAGAGCGAGTGGCCTTTGTTCTTTTGCTATCTAATCTTGAATAAGGCCTTTCAAAACGATAAGGACTCTGTTAAAGATTATTCCAGCAAGTTGGAGGAAATTTTAGTTAAAACCGAGGAAGGAATGCGGCTGGTTCCGGAATTGTACGCTGTCCCAGCCAACGTTGTAAGCTCCGAATATCAATGTCCTGGCTCACAGCAGCGGATTGTGGTCGGCCGTTGTCCGTTCTTATGGGGTCAATCACTATATATTCTCGGAAAGCTGCTACAGGAA GGCTTTCTAGCAGTTGGTGAACTTGACCCGCTGAATCGTCGCTTGGGAGCGCAAAAGAAGCCCGACGTAGTTGTGCAAGTAGTTATCTTGGCAGAAGACAACGACATTCGTGACAAACTTGCAGAGCACGGCATTCACGTTCAGACAATCGCAGATGTAGCTCCGATTGAGGTTCAACCGGCCCGTGTTCTCAGCCATTTGTACACTTACCTGGGTCGAAACAAAAAACTTGGCCTTAGTGGTCGCAAATCCCGTGATGTCGGTATTCTCAGTACCAGCAAGCTGTACTCGTTGAAGGATCGCATTTTTGCTTTTACACCTCAG ATCTTTGACTATGACGAGTACTACACGTCTCGCGATCCGGCCCTGCTGGTCAGCAATTTCATGGACGTTCTCGCGTTCCTCAGCATTAGCTGGCGCCATCTGCTGGGCCGGCCGACGATTACATTAACCGCCAATCACTGGCTCATAG ATAACAATAAAGTCCCTCTGGCAATGATGCAAACGATGAAGAAGCTTAAATCCGGTTATATTAACGGTACCCGGGTGATTCTGGGAAATTTGGGAGATTTTATCAATACTTCAGCCATTACGGACCTGAGTTTCCTTGGTAGCCAAGAAGATGGATATCCCGACA AACTCAACCCATCGGTGCAATCCTATCTGGAGGAACATCTACTTAGGTCCTTCAGTCATCGCGCTTCAACCACTTCAATACGATCTTCTGGATTGCGCCCGAGAAATTTACGCCGCCGAATGTCGGTTAAGGGCGCCATCAAGAAGACACGCTCCATCAATGTGGACT CGGAAACCCTCGGTATGGAGGGCAGCGTAACCGAGCGTCGTTTGTCTCATTCGATTACTCCCCAGTGGTTAGAGCCGAACCAGGATGGAAACGTGCAGATTTCAAGAGATCCTTCGCCGAACCAACCTAGCCGCTTTGGAGAGCAACGGGTTTCGATTGACGAGGGCAAGAAGTTGCACATTCAAACATCGGCCACTACTGCCa CCCCGAAGATTCAGGTTCAGCCTCTGCCGAGACATCGTCCGACGACGGAAACAAATTTTGAGAACACTGAAGTGGAAGAGCTTATTGCAATGCTGCGGGAGACAGAAAGTCTTGAAGAACAGGGCGATATTTTGCAGCATTTGGTAGATACACAGGGATTGGACTTCAATACAG GCATGCTGGAGGAAGGTCGCGTCGTTACCGTTCGTGGGCTTCTTAAGGGTCTCTACGAGAAGGCTTGTCAACAGAAGATGTGGGGTCTTGTGCGTCACACAGCCGGAATGTTGGGCAAGAGAGTCGAAGATCTAGCCAAGGCCGTCACCGATTTGCTGGTCCGTCAGAAACAG GTCACTGTTGGTATGCCTCCGAACAGCGAATACACTATTACTGCTCCACTGCCGGAGGCTGAATTGCGAACTTTGATTCACGAAGCGTACGGAGACGATGAAAGTACGGCCATGTTAACACAGGAGCTGCTCGTCTATTTGGCTATGTTCATACGCACAGAACCGCAACTCTTCCATGAGATGCTTAGACTTCGTGTTGGTCTCATCATACAGGTTATGGCAAAGGAACTATCGCGTACTCTCAATTGCGATGGAGAACAGGCGTCCGAACATTTGCTGAATTTGTCTCCATTCGAGATGAAGAATCTACTACATCATATTCTCAGCGGAAAGGAATTCGCggttaacagtgttgccagagGAAATATTTCTATTGTAAGCTGCAAGTCCAGCCGCGTCAGTAAGAAGAGTCAGATTGGACTCGGCAAGGAAGGCGATGAAGCTGAAGCCACCGTGATCGATGATCGTCAGGGTCAATGGTTGAGACGTCGCCGGCTAGATGGTGCTTTGAACCGTGTTCCTAGGGATTTTTATCCCAGGGTTTGGACAGTGCTGGAGCGCTGTCAGGGACTAGCTATTGAAGGGCGCGTTCTACCACAAAGCTTAACACAAGAAATGACTCCCAATGAACTAAAGTTTGCACTGGAAGTTGAAACCGCTCTCAATACTATCCCGCAGCCCGAATATCGTCAGCTGGTAGTGGAAGCGTTGATGGTACTAACTCTTGTAACCGAGCACAACATTATTGCATCGTTGGGCGACATAATATACGTGGAACATTTGGTTCACAAAGCGAACCAACTGTTTCTTGAAGACCAGCGAAAAATCCAAGGCGATGCCATGCTTTGCTGTGCAAAAAATAAAGATATCCGTGAGACTACAACGGCTGGACTGTTGCTCTGCGGAGGGGCCGCTTACATCTGCCAGCATCTGTACGATAGTGCGCCTAGTGGAAGCTTCGGAACCATGACTTACATCGCACGGGCTGTTGCTTCGGTGCTGGAAGACCTACCCAAGCATGGCGATATGGATTGTACGATCTGCTAA
- the LOC128733064 gene encoding probable phosphorylase b kinase regulatory subunit alpha isoform X1 — MRSRSNSGVRLDYYQRIVHRLIMSHQQPVTGLFPASPENPHAWVRDNVYCILAVWGLSMAYKKIADQDEDRAKAYELEQCCVKLMRGLLMAMMNQKDKVERFKISQNPLDSLHAKYSSKNGQPVVGDGEWGHLQIDAISLYLLILAQMTASGLQIVFSLDEVSFIQNLVFYIESAYCIPDYGIWERGDKSNHGQTELNASSIGMAKAALEAMNELDLFGARGGSGSVIHVLADEAHKCQAVLQSMLPRESNSKELDAGLLSVIGFPAFACDDPQLIEATQEAIVNRLQGRYGCKRFLRDGYKTPNEDVTRLYYEPWELRMFENIESEWPLFFCYLILNKAFQNDKDSVKDYSSKLEEILVKTEEGMRLVPELYAVPANVVSSEYQCPGSQQRIVVGRCPFLWGQSLYILGKLLQEGFLAVGELDPLNRRLGAQKKPDVVVQVVILAEDNDIRDKLAEHGIHVQTIADVAPIEVQPARVLSHLYTYLGRNKKLGLSGRKSRDVGILSTSKLYSLKDRIFAFTPQFSDVNRFYIASDNELMIDLLKGEINFLKSAWQNLLGRPLLTLVLKTVHLDNNKVPLAMMQTMKKLKSGYINGTRVILGNLGDFINTSAITDLSFLGSQEDGYPDKLNPSVQSYLEEHLLRSFSHRASTTSIRSSGLRPRNLRRRMSVKGAIKKTRSINVDSETLGMEGSVTERRLSHSITPQWLEPNQDGNVQISRDPSPNQPSRFGEQRVSIDEGKKLHIQTSATTASNFSFCFFFFVRSWSNSSSLSAPKIQVQPLPRHRPTTETNFENTEVEELIAMLRETESLEEQGDILQHLVDTQGLDFNTGMLEEGRVVTVRGLLKGLYEKACQQKMWGLVRHTAGMLGKRVEDLAKAVTDLLVRQKQVTVGMPPNSEYTITAPLPEAELRTLIHEAYGDDESTAMLTQELLVYLAMFIRTEPQLFHEMLRLRVGLIIQVMAKELSRTLNCDGEQASEHLLNLSPFEMKNLLHHILSGKEFAVNSVARGNISIVSCKSSRVSKKSQIGLGKEGDEAEATVIDDRQGQWLRRRRLDGALNRVPRDFYPRVWTVLERCQGLAIEGRVLPQSLTQEMTPNELKFALEVETALNTIPQPEYRQLVVEALMVLTLVTEHNIIASLGDIIYVEHLVHKANQLFLEDQRKIQGDAMLCCAKNKDIRETTTAGLLLCGGAAYICQHLYDSAPSGSFGTMTYIARAVASVLEDLPKHGDMDCTIC, encoded by the exons ATGAGAAGCCGCAGTAATTCCGGTGTCCGGCTGGACTACTACCAAAGGATCGTGCACCGCCTAATCATGTCTCATCAGCAACCTGTAACGGGGTTGTTTCCGGCCAGCCCAGAAAATCCGCATGCTTGG GTTCGAGATAACGTTTATTGTATTTTGGCCGTTTGGGGCTTGTCAATGGCTTATAAGAAAATAGCCGATCAAGACGAGGATCGTGCGAAGGCGTACGAACTGGAGCAGTGCTGCGTTAAGCTTATGCGCGGTTTGCTTATGGCCATGATGAACCAAAAGGATAAAGTAGAACGATTTAAAATATCTCAAAACCCACTGGATTCGCTGCATGCAAAATATTCAAGCAAAAATGGTCAACCTGTGGTTGGGGATGGCGAGTGGGGTCACTTGCAAATTGATGCTATTTCGCTGTACTTACTGATTTTAGCACAAATGACTGCTTCAGGACTACAGATCGTGTTCTCGCTGGACGAGGTATCCTTTATACAGAATCTGGTATTTTACATCGAATCCGCCTATTGCATACCGGACTACGGAATCTGGGAACGAGGGGACAAATCAAATCACGGTCAAACTGAGCTGAATGCTAGTTCGATTGGAATGGCGAAAGCTGCATTGGAGGCTATGAATGAGCTAGATTTGTTTGGCGCTCGTGGGGGCTCAGGCAGTGTCATCCACGTTTTGGCAGATGAGGCTCACAAATGCCAAGCCGTGTTGCAGTCAATGCTGCCAAGGGAATCAAATAGTAAGGAACTGGATGCTGGATTGCTTTCCGTAATCGGTTTTCCAGCTTTCGCTTGTGACGATCCGCAACTGATCGAAGCCACCCAAGAGGCTATCGTAAATCGTCTCCAAGGACGATACGGCTGCAAGCGATTTCTCCGTGATGGTTACAAAACTCCCAATGAGGACGTTACAAGGCTCTACTACGAACCCTGGGAGCTGCGCATGTTTGAGAATATTGAGAGCGAGTGGCCTTTGTTCTTTTGCTATCTAATCTTGAATAAGGCCTTTCAAAACGATAAGGACTCTGTTAAAGATTATTCCAGCAAGTTGGAGGAAATTTTAGTTAAAACCGAGGAAGGAATGCGGCTGGTTCCGGAATTGTACGCTGTCCCAGCCAACGTTGTAAGCTCCGAATATCAATGTCCTGGCTCACAGCAGCGGATTGTGGTCGGCCGTTGTCCGTTCTTATGGGGTCAATCACTATATATTCTCGGAAAGCTGCTACAGGAA GGCTTTCTAGCAGTTGGTGAACTTGACCCGCTGAATCGTCGCTTGGGAGCGCAAAAGAAGCCCGACGTAGTTGTGCAAGTAGTTATCTTGGCAGAAGACAACGACATTCGTGACAAACTTGCAGAGCACGGCATTCACGTTCAGACAATCGCAGATGTAGCTCCGATTGAGGTTCAACCGGCCCGTGTTCTCAGCCATTTGTACACTTACCTGGGTCGAAACAAAAAACTTGGCCTTAGTGGTCGCAAATCCCGTGATGTCGGTATTCTCAGTACCAGCAAGCTGTACTCGTTGAAGGATCGCATTTTTGCTTTTACACCTCAG TTTTCCGACGTAAACCGGTTCTACATCGCATCGGACAATGAACTGATGATAGATCTGCTGAAGGGAGAGATTAATTTTCTCAAATCGGCCTGGCAGAACCTGCTTGGACGGCCGCTGCTAACGTTGGTGCTGAAAACCGTACATCTAG ATAACAATAAAGTCCCTCTGGCAATGATGCAAACGATGAAGAAGCTTAAATCCGGTTATATTAACGGTACCCGGGTGATTCTGGGAAATTTGGGAGATTTTATCAATACTTCAGCCATTACGGACCTGAGTTTCCTTGGTAGCCAAGAAGATGGATATCCCGACA AACTCAACCCATCGGTGCAATCCTATCTGGAGGAACATCTACTTAGGTCCTTCAGTCATCGCGCTTCAACCACTTCAATACGATCTTCTGGATTGCGCCCGAGAAATTTACGCCGCCGAATGTCGGTTAAGGGCGCCATCAAGAAGACACGCTCCATCAATGTGGACT CGGAAACCCTCGGTATGGAGGGCAGCGTAACCGAGCGTCGTTTGTCTCATTCGATTACTCCCCAGTGGTTAGAGCCGAACCAGGATGGAAACGTGCAGATTTCAAGAGATCCTTCGCCGAACCAACCTAGCCGCTTTGGAGAGCAACGGGTTTCGATTGACGAGGGCAAGAAGTTGCACATTCAAACATCGGCCACTACTGCCagtaatttttctttttgttttttttttttcgtacgGTCCTGGTCTAATAGCAGTTCTCTTTCAGCCCCGAAGATTCAGGTTCAGCCTCTGCCGAGACATCGTCCGACGACGGAAACAAATTTTGAGAACACTGAAGTGGAAGAGCTTATTGCAATGCTGCGGGAGACAGAAAGTCTTGAAGAACAGGGCGATATTTTGCAGCATTTGGTAGATACACAGGGATTGGACTTCAATACAG GCATGCTGGAGGAAGGTCGCGTCGTTACCGTTCGTGGGCTTCTTAAGGGTCTCTACGAGAAGGCTTGTCAACAGAAGATGTGGGGTCTTGTGCGTCACACAGCCGGAATGTTGGGCAAGAGAGTCGAAGATCTAGCCAAGGCCGTCACCGATTTGCTGGTCCGTCAGAAACAG GTCACTGTTGGTATGCCTCCGAACAGCGAATACACTATTACTGCTCCACTGCCGGAGGCTGAATTGCGAACTTTGATTCACGAAGCGTACGGAGACGATGAAAGTACGGCCATGTTAACACAGGAGCTGCTCGTCTATTTGGCTATGTTCATACGCACAGAACCGCAACTCTTCCATGAGATGCTTAGACTTCGTGTTGGTCTCATCATACAGGTTATGGCAAAGGAACTATCGCGTACTCTCAATTGCGATGGAGAACAGGCGTCCGAACATTTGCTGAATTTGTCTCCATTCGAGATGAAGAATCTACTACATCATATTCTCAGCGGAAAGGAATTCGCggttaacagtgttgccagagGAAATATTTCTATTGTAAGCTGCAAGTCCAGCCGCGTCAGTAAGAAGAGTCAGATTGGACTCGGCAAGGAAGGCGATGAAGCTGAAGCCACCGTGATCGATGATCGTCAGGGTCAATGGTTGAGACGTCGCCGGCTAGATGGTGCTTTGAACCGTGTTCCTAGGGATTTTTATCCCAGGGTTTGGACAGTGCTGGAGCGCTGTCAGGGACTAGCTATTGAAGGGCGCGTTCTACCACAAAGCTTAACACAAGAAATGACTCCCAATGAACTAAAGTTTGCACTGGAAGTTGAAACCGCTCTCAATACTATCCCGCAGCCCGAATATCGTCAGCTGGTAGTGGAAGCGTTGATGGTACTAACTCTTGTAACCGAGCACAACATTATTGCATCGTTGGGCGACATAATATACGTGGAACATTTGGTTCACAAAGCGAACCAACTGTTTCTTGAAGACCAGCGAAAAATCCAAGGCGATGCCATGCTTTGCTGTGCAAAAAATAAAGATATCCGTGAGACTACAACGGCTGGACTGTTGCTCTGCGGAGGGGCCGCTTACATCTGCCAGCATCTGTACGATAGTGCGCCTAGTGGAAGCTTCGGAACCATGACTTACATCGCACGGGCTGTTGCTTCGGTGCTGGAAGACCTACCCAAGCATGGCGATATGGATTGTACGATCTGCTAA
- the LOC128733064 gene encoding probable phosphorylase b kinase regulatory subunit alpha isoform X3, whose amino-acid sequence MRSRSNSGVRLDYYQRIVHRLIMSHQQPVTGLFPASPENPHAWVRDNVYCILAVWGLSMAYKKIADQDEDRAKAYELEQCCVKLMRGLLMAMMNQKDKVERFKISQNPLDSLHAKYSSKNGQPVVGDGEWGHLQIDAISLYLLILAQMTASGLQIVFSLDEVSFIQNLVFYIESAYCIPDYGIWERGDKSNHGQTELNASSIGMAKAALEAMNELDLFGARGGSGSVIHVLADEAHKCQAVLQSMLPRESNSKELDAGLLSVIGFPAFACDDPQLIEATQEAIVNRLQGRYGCKRFLRDGYKTPNEDVTRLYYEPWELRMFENIESEWPLFFCYLILNKAFQNDKDSVKDYSSKLEEILVKTEEGMRLVPELYAVPANVVSSEYQCPGSQQRIVVGRCPFLWGQSLYILGKLLQEGFLAVGELDPLNRRLGAQKKPDVVVQVVILAEDNDIRDKLAEHGIHVQTIADVAPIEVQPARVLSHLYTYLGRNKKLGLSGRKSRDVGILSTSKLYSLKDRIFAFTPQIFDYDEYYTSRDPALLVSNFMDVLAFLSISWRHLLGRPTITLTANHWLIDNNKVPLAMMQTMKKLKSGYINGTRVILGNLGDFINTSAITDLSFLGSQEDGYPDKLNPSVQSYLEEHLLRSFSHRASTTSIRSSGLRPRNLRRRMSVKGAIKKTRSINVDSETLGMEGSVTERRLSHSITPQWLEPNQDGNVQISRDPSPNQPSRFGEQRVSIDEGKKLHIQTSATTATPKIQVQPLPRHRPTTETNFENTEVEELIAMLRETESLEEQGDILQHLVDTQGLDFNTEVVGNSANDDSQSQGMLEEGRVVTVRGLLKGLYEKACQQKMWGLVRHTAGMLGKRVEDLAKAVTDLLVRQKQVTVGMPPNSEYTITAPLPEAELRTLIHEAYGDDESTAMLTQELLVYLAMFIRTEPQLFHEMLRLRVGLIIQVMAKELSRTLNCDGEQASEHLLNLSPFEMKNLLHHILSGKEFAVNSVARGNISIVSCKSSRVSKKSQIGLGKEGDEAEATVIDDRQGQWLRRRRLDGALNRVPRDFYPRVWTVLERCQGLAIEGRVLPQSLTQEMTPNELKFALEVETALNTIPQPEYRQLVVEALMVLTLVTEHNIIASLGDIIYVEHLVHKANQLFLEDQRKIQGDAMLCCAKNKDIRETTTAGLLLCGGAAYICQHLYDSAPSGSFGTMTYIARAVASVLEDLPKHGDMDCTIC is encoded by the exons ATGAGAAGCCGCAGTAATTCCGGTGTCCGGCTGGACTACTACCAAAGGATCGTGCACCGCCTAATCATGTCTCATCAGCAACCTGTAACGGGGTTGTTTCCGGCCAGCCCAGAAAATCCGCATGCTTGG GTTCGAGATAACGTTTATTGTATTTTGGCCGTTTGGGGCTTGTCAATGGCTTATAAGAAAATAGCCGATCAAGACGAGGATCGTGCGAAGGCGTACGAACTGGAGCAGTGCTGCGTTAAGCTTATGCGCGGTTTGCTTATGGCCATGATGAACCAAAAGGATAAAGTAGAACGATTTAAAATATCTCAAAACCCACTGGATTCGCTGCATGCAAAATATTCAAGCAAAAATGGTCAACCTGTGGTTGGGGATGGCGAGTGGGGTCACTTGCAAATTGATGCTATTTCGCTGTACTTACTGATTTTAGCACAAATGACTGCTTCAGGACTACAGATCGTGTTCTCGCTGGACGAGGTATCCTTTATACAGAATCTGGTATTTTACATCGAATCCGCCTATTGCATACCGGACTACGGAATCTGGGAACGAGGGGACAAATCAAATCACGGTCAAACTGAGCTGAATGCTAGTTCGATTGGAATGGCGAAAGCTGCATTGGAGGCTATGAATGAGCTAGATTTGTTTGGCGCTCGTGGGGGCTCAGGCAGTGTCATCCACGTTTTGGCAGATGAGGCTCACAAATGCCAAGCCGTGTTGCAGTCAATGCTGCCAAGGGAATCAAATAGTAAGGAACTGGATGCTGGATTGCTTTCCGTAATCGGTTTTCCAGCTTTCGCTTGTGACGATCCGCAACTGATCGAAGCCACCCAAGAGGCTATCGTAAATCGTCTCCAAGGACGATACGGCTGCAAGCGATTTCTCCGTGATGGTTACAAAACTCCCAATGAGGACGTTACAAGGCTCTACTACGAACCCTGGGAGCTGCGCATGTTTGAGAATATTGAGAGCGAGTGGCCTTTGTTCTTTTGCTATCTAATCTTGAATAAGGCCTTTCAAAACGATAAGGACTCTGTTAAAGATTATTCCAGCAAGTTGGAGGAAATTTTAGTTAAAACCGAGGAAGGAATGCGGCTGGTTCCGGAATTGTACGCTGTCCCAGCCAACGTTGTAAGCTCCGAATATCAATGTCCTGGCTCACAGCAGCGGATTGTGGTCGGCCGTTGTCCGTTCTTATGGGGTCAATCACTATATATTCTCGGAAAGCTGCTACAGGAA GGCTTTCTAGCAGTTGGTGAACTTGACCCGCTGAATCGTCGCTTGGGAGCGCAAAAGAAGCCCGACGTAGTTGTGCAAGTAGTTATCTTGGCAGAAGACAACGACATTCGTGACAAACTTGCAGAGCACGGCATTCACGTTCAGACAATCGCAGATGTAGCTCCGATTGAGGTTCAACCGGCCCGTGTTCTCAGCCATTTGTACACTTACCTGGGTCGAAACAAAAAACTTGGCCTTAGTGGTCGCAAATCCCGTGATGTCGGTATTCTCAGTACCAGCAAGCTGTACTCGTTGAAGGATCGCATTTTTGCTTTTACACCTCAG ATCTTTGACTATGACGAGTACTACACGTCTCGCGATCCGGCCCTGCTGGTCAGCAATTTCATGGACGTTCTCGCGTTCCTCAGCATTAGCTGGCGCCATCTGCTGGGCCGGCCGACGATTACATTAACCGCCAATCACTGGCTCATAG ATAACAATAAAGTCCCTCTGGCAATGATGCAAACGATGAAGAAGCTTAAATCCGGTTATATTAACGGTACCCGGGTGATTCTGGGAAATTTGGGAGATTTTATCAATACTTCAGCCATTACGGACCTGAGTTTCCTTGGTAGCCAAGAAGATGGATATCCCGACA AACTCAACCCATCGGTGCAATCCTATCTGGAGGAACATCTACTTAGGTCCTTCAGTCATCGCGCTTCAACCACTTCAATACGATCTTCTGGATTGCGCCCGAGAAATTTACGCCGCCGAATGTCGGTTAAGGGCGCCATCAAGAAGACACGCTCCATCAATGTGGACT CGGAAACCCTCGGTATGGAGGGCAGCGTAACCGAGCGTCGTTTGTCTCATTCGATTACTCCCCAGTGGTTAGAGCCGAACCAGGATGGAAACGTGCAGATTTCAAGAGATCCTTCGCCGAACCAACCTAGCCGCTTTGGAGAGCAACGGGTTTCGATTGACGAGGGCAAGAAGTTGCACATTCAAACATCGGCCACTACTGCCa CCCCGAAGATTCAGGTTCAGCCTCTGCCGAGACATCGTCCGACGACGGAAACAAATTTTGAGAACACTGAAGTGGAAGAGCTTATTGCAATGCTGCGGGAGACAGAAAGTCTTGAAGAACAGGGCGATATTTTGCAGCATTTGGTAGATACACAGGGATTGGACTTCAATACAG AAGTCGTAGGCAACAGTGCTAATGATGATTCCCAATCTCAAGGCATGCTGGAGGAAGGTCGCGTCGTTACCGTTCGTGGGCTTCTTAAGGGTCTCTACGAGAAGGCTTGTCAACAGAAGATGTGGGGTCTTGTGCGTCACACAGCCGGAATGTTGGGCAAGAGAGTCGAAGATCTAGCCAAGGCCGTCACCGATTTGCTGGTCCGTCAGAAACAG GTCACTGTTGGTATGCCTCCGAACAGCGAATACACTATTACTGCTCCACTGCCGGAGGCTGAATTGCGAACTTTGATTCACGAAGCGTACGGAGACGATGAAAGTACGGCCATGTTAACACAGGAGCTGCTCGTCTATTTGGCTATGTTCATACGCACAGAACCGCAACTCTTCCATGAGATGCTTAGACTTCGTGTTGGTCTCATCATACAGGTTATGGCAAAGGAACTATCGCGTACTCTCAATTGCGATGGAGAACAGGCGTCCGAACATTTGCTGAATTTGTCTCCATTCGAGATGAAGAATCTACTACATCATATTCTCAGCGGAAAGGAATTCGCggttaacagtgttgccagagGAAATATTTCTATTGTAAGCTGCAAGTCCAGCCGCGTCAGTAAGAAGAGTCAGATTGGACTCGGCAAGGAAGGCGATGAAGCTGAAGCCACCGTGATCGATGATCGTCAGGGTCAATGGTTGAGACGTCGCCGGCTAGATGGTGCTTTGAACCGTGTTCCTAGGGATTTTTATCCCAGGGTTTGGACAGTGCTGGAGCGCTGTCAGGGACTAGCTATTGAAGGGCGCGTTCTACCACAAAGCTTAACACAAGAAATGACTCCCAATGAACTAAAGTTTGCACTGGAAGTTGAAACCGCTCTCAATACTATCCCGCAGCCCGAATATCGTCAGCTGGTAGTGGAAGCGTTGATGGTACTAACTCTTGTAACCGAGCACAACATTATTGCATCGTTGGGCGACATAATATACGTGGAACATTTGGTTCACAAAGCGAACCAACTGTTTCTTGAAGACCAGCGAAAAATCCAAGGCGATGCCATGCTTTGCTGTGCAAAAAATAAAGATATCCGTGAGACTACAACGGCTGGACTGTTGCTCTGCGGAGGGGCCGCTTACATCTGCCAGCATCTGTACGATAGTGCGCCTAGTGGAAGCTTCGGAACCATGACTTACATCGCACGGGCTGTTGCTTCGGTGCTGGAAGACCTACCCAAGCATGGCGATATGGATTGTACGATCTGCTAA